A genomic region of Elaeis guineensis isolate ETL-2024a chromosome 9, EG11, whole genome shotgun sequence contains the following coding sequences:
- the LOC105051527 gene encoding adenine DNA glycosylase: MEGGGRRKGQDRKVKRLRSSNRGAKKQQQEEEEKGEAQEATAAAAAVKDVEDFTMEESQRIRGSLLRWYDENHRVLPWRTASRSDHRKNNDEARAYAVWVSEVMLQQTRVPTVVAYYNRWMAKWPTLHHLAAASQEEVNEMWAGLGYYRRARFLLEGAKSIVQEGEFPRTVAALRGVKGIGDYTAGAIASIAFNEVVPVVDGNVVRVISRLKAISANPKEAATVKSFWKLAGQLVDPSRPGDFNQAIMELGATLCSTTNPACSTCPISDQCRAFLLSRNSETVRVTDYPTKVAKAKQRHDFAAVCVVQIVEGSDREVLKDSNKKHAFLLVKRPEEGLLAGLWEFPSVLLDEERMDMGTRRKAMDKYLKKLFNVDVGRNCNVILREDIGEYVHVFSHIRLRMYIELLVLSMKGGLNLLGDDEDHSKISWKCVDGSSIDSMGLTSGVRKVYKMIQNFKQKQMSEHPIRVPRKKAKRSIS; this comes from the exons ATGGAAGGAGGAGGGAGACGTAAAGGCCAAGATAGGAAAGTTAAGAGACTGCGAAGTAGTAACAGAGGGGCCAAGAAGCAgcaacaagaagaagaggagaaaggagaAGCCCAAGAagccaccgccgccgccgccgccgtcaAGGATGTGGAAGACTTCACCATGGAGGAATCCCAAAGAATCCGTGGCTCGCTCCTCCGGTGGTACGACGAGAACCACCGGGTCTTGCCCTGGCGAACGGCGAGCAGAAGCGATCACCGGAAAAACAACGATGAGGCGAGAGCATATGCGGTGTGGGTGTCGGAGGTGATGCTGCAGCAGACGCGAGTCCCCACCGTCGTCGCCTACTACAACCGCTGGATGGCCAAGTGGCCCACCCTCCACCACCTCGCCGCCGCCTCCCAAGag GAAGTAAATGAGATGTGGGCTGGCTTGGGGTATTACAGGAGGGCGCGCTTTCTATTGgag GGGGCTAAGTCCATTGTTCAAGAAGGAGAATTTCCTCGAACAGTTGCTGCGCTTCGTGGGGTTAAAGGGATTGGAGATTATACAGCAGGGGCAATTGCTTCTATAGCTTTCAATGAG GTGGTCCCTGTGGTTGATGGAAATGTAGTAAGGGTGATCAGCAGGCTTAAAGCCATCTCTGCAAACCCAAAAGAAGCTGCTACTGTCAAGAGTTTCTG GAAGCTAGCTGGGCAGCTGGTTGATCCTTCAAGACCTGGAGATTTCAACCAAGCCATAATGGAACTCGGGGCAACCTTGTGCAGCACCACCAACCCTGCATGTTCTACATGCCCAATTTCTGATCAATGTCGTGCATTTTTGCTCTCCAGAAACAGTGAAACAGTCAGGGTCACAGATTATCCAACAAAGGTTGCAAAGGCCAAACAGCGGCATGATTTTGCTGCTGTTTGTGTTGTTCAAATAGTAGAAGGTTCGGATAGGGAGGTTTTGAAAGATAGCAACAAAAAACATGCATTTCTTCTCGTCAAAAGGCCAGAAGAAGGATTGCTTGCTGGTCTCTGGGAGTTCCCATCAGTTTTATTAGATGAAGAAAGGATGGATATGGGTACGAGGAGAAAAGCAATGGATAAGTACCTGAAGAAGTTATTTAATGTTGATGTTGGAAGAAACTGCAATGTGATACTAAGAGAAGATATTGGGGAGTATGTTCATGTTTTCTCTCACATTCGGCTCCGAATGTACATTGAGTTGTTGGTCTTGTCCATGAAAG gtggtttgaacctattGGGAGACGATGAGGACCATAGCAAGATATCATGGAAATGTGTGGATGGAAGTTCCATAGATAGCATGGGACTAACATCTGGAGTAAGAAAG GTTTACAAAATGATCCAGAATTTTAAACAGAAACAAATGTCAGAACATCCAATCAGGGTACCAAGGAAGAAGGCAAAAAGATCAATTTCATGA
- the LOC105051525 gene encoding ubiquitin-like-conjugating enzyme ATG10 isoform X1 gives MGGHCLWDGTLSPNDFIASADDLTKKWMAINPNLPQWTWIPCQRMDVSCNTQAEGYLALENMYQLSASEVNAPTDDENYSAEEAPFDNATLIQSYNDDMHIYDFHIVYSFSYQVPVLYFRGYRCDGHPLHLCDIEKDLPPYSSKIRNESKWTFMTQEEHPYLCCPWYTLHPCGTSDWMKLLLGGDLPSKNPDMLHYLSAWLSVVGQTVGLRIPLELHDKSI, from the exons ATGGGAGGTCACTGTTTGTGGGATGGAACGCTCTCGCCTAATGACTTTATTGCTTCAGCAGATGATCTTACCAAGAAATGGATGGCGATCAACCCAAATCTCCCCCAGTGGACATGGATTCCTTGTCAGAGAATGGATGTTTCGTGTAAT ACTCAGGCAGAAGGATACTTAGCACTTGAGAACATGTATCAGCTAAGCGCAAGTGAGGTCAAT gcACCTACTGATGATGAAAACTACTCTGCAGAAGAAGCACCATTTGACAATGCTACCTTG ATCCAGAGCTACAATGATGACATGCACATCTATGATTTTCACATAGTGTACAGCTTTTCTTACCAGGTTCCTGTACTTTATTTCCGTGGATATCGATGTG ATGGACATCCTTTGCACTTATGCGACATCGAAAAAGACCTTCCTCCCTACTCTTCGAAAATCCGGAATGAATCAAAGTGGACATTTATGACCCAGGAG GAACATCCCTACCTATGTTGTCCATGGTACACTTTACACCCCTGTGGAACCAGTGATTGGATGAAGTTGCTGCTAGGAGGCGATCTGCCATCAAAGAACCCTGATATGCTGCATTACTTATCGGCATGGTTATCTGTGGTTGGCCAGACAGTTGGATTGAGGATTCCCTTGGAACTGCATGATAAGTCTATCTAG
- the LOC105051526 gene encoding 6,7-dimethyl-8-ribityllumazine synthase, chloroplastic: MASAAATELSHLLPSLSRSPRISRLAPPHPENSHRTLVSFSSSIRAPTGDLVCTRNGRGPVVVAAGTKHLMGSLTKTEGMRFAVVVSRFNEVVTSLLLEGALETFRRYSVTEENITVVKVPGSFEIPVVAQQLGRSGDFHAVLCIGAVIRGDTTHYDAVANSAASGVLSAGLNSGVPCIFGVLTCDDMDQAINRAGGKSGNKGAEAALTAIEMASLFRDHLK, translated from the exons ATGGCCTCCGCCGCCGCGACCGAGCTCAGCCATCTCCTCCCATCGCTCTCGCGATCACCAAGAATTTCTCGATTGGCTCCGCCTCATCCCGAGAATTCTCATCGGACCCTCGTCTCCTTTTCCTCGTCGATTCGAG CGCCGACCGGAGACTTGGTCTGCACGAGAAATGGACGGGGGCCGGTCGTGGTGGCCGCGGGCACCAAGCATCTGATGGGATCGCTGACGAAAACCGAAGGCATGCGATTCGCAGTT GTTGTATCCCGATTTAATGAGGTTGTGACAAGCTTGCTCCTTGAGGGAGCTTTAGAGACTTTCAGGCGATATTCAGTCACAGAAGAAAACATTACA GTTGTCAAGGTTCCTGGTAGCTTTGAAATTCCAGTGGTCGCACAACAGCTCGGGAGATCAGGAGACTTTCATGCAGTTTTGTGCATTGGTGCTGTG ATTAGAGGAGATACTACCCACTATGATGCTGTTGCAAATTCAGCGGCATCTGGAGTTCTTTCAGCTGGATTAAACTCAG GAGTGCCATGCATATTTGGTGTTCTGACATGTGATGACATGGACCAG GCTATAAATCGAGCTGGTGGTAAATCTGGAAACAAGGGTGCTGAGGCAGCTTTGACCGCA ATCGAGATGGCTTCGTTGTTTAGGGACCATTTGAAGTGA
- the LOC105051525 gene encoding ubiquitin-like-conjugating enzyme ATG10 isoform X2 — MGGHCLWDGTLSPNDFIASADDLTKKWMAINPNLPQWTWIPCQRMDVSCNAEGYLALENMYQLSASEVNAPTDDENYSAEEAPFDNATLIQSYNDDMHIYDFHIVYSFSYQVPVLYFRGYRCDGHPLHLCDIEKDLPPYSSKIRNESKWTFMTQEEHPYLCCPWYTLHPCGTSDWMKLLLGGDLPSKNPDMLHYLSAWLSVVGQTVGLRIPLELHDKSI, encoded by the exons ATGGGAGGTCACTGTTTGTGGGATGGAACGCTCTCGCCTAATGACTTTATTGCTTCAGCAGATGATCTTACCAAGAAATGGATGGCGATCAACCCAAATCTCCCCCAGTGGACATGGATTCCTTGTCAGAGAATGGATGTTTCGTGTAAT GCAGAAGGATACTTAGCACTTGAGAACATGTATCAGCTAAGCGCAAGTGAGGTCAAT gcACCTACTGATGATGAAAACTACTCTGCAGAAGAAGCACCATTTGACAATGCTACCTTG ATCCAGAGCTACAATGATGACATGCACATCTATGATTTTCACATAGTGTACAGCTTTTCTTACCAGGTTCCTGTACTTTATTTCCGTGGATATCGATGTG ATGGACATCCTTTGCACTTATGCGACATCGAAAAAGACCTTCCTCCCTACTCTTCGAAAATCCGGAATGAATCAAAGTGGACATTTATGACCCAGGAG GAACATCCCTACCTATGTTGTCCATGGTACACTTTACACCCCTGTGGAACCAGTGATTGGATGAAGTTGCTGCTAGGAGGCGATCTGCCATCAAAGAACCCTGATATGCTGCATTACTTATCGGCATGGTTATCTGTGGTTGGCCAGACAGTTGGATTGAGGATTCCCTTGGAACTGCATGATAAGTCTATCTAG